The Lujinxingia sediminis genome contains a region encoding:
- a CDS encoding DUF1707 domain-containing protein yields the protein MPKNLPPDRVPRARSGQLGPAREETIERLQQAYADDLLTLDELDERLELASRAEKREHLLVLVDDLPDEASDELVPYEAGSELVQAGAAMRVMCVFSETKRTIDGPAPSRIEATVLFGEARIDLSGADFDSGVLEIRCNVAFGELKVYVPQGVAVETAGVPILASFYGKDRDVKSGAPVVRLTGFAAMGSVSCKATKSKKKRRKRK from the coding sequence ATGCCCAAAAACCTCCCCCCCGACCGCGTCCCCCGCGCCCGCAGCGGCCAGCTCGGGCCGGCTCGCGAAGAGACCATCGAGCGCCTGCAGCAGGCCTACGCCGACGACCTGCTCACGCTGGACGAGCTCGACGAGCGTCTGGAGCTCGCCAGCCGGGCCGAGAAGCGCGAGCACCTCCTGGTGCTTGTCGACGATCTGCCCGACGAGGCCTCCGACGAGCTCGTGCCCTACGAGGCTGGCAGCGAGCTGGTTCAGGCCGGGGCGGCCATGCGGGTGATGTGTGTGTTTTCGGAGACAAAGCGCACGATCGACGGTCCGGCCCCCTCCCGCATTGAGGCCACGGTGCTCTTTGGCGAGGCCAGGATCGACCTCAGCGGGGCCGACTTCGACTCCGGCGTGCTGGAGATTCGCTGCAACGTCGCGTTCGGTGAGTTGAAGGTGTACGTGCCGCAGGGCGTGGCGGTGGAGACGGCGGGCGTGCCCATCCTGGCTTCCTTCTACGGCAAGGATCGCGACGTGAAGTCCGGCGCGCCCGTGGTGCGCCTGACGGGTTTTGCGGCGATGGGAAGCGTGAGCTGCAAGGCGACGAAGAGTAAGAAAAAACGTCGCAAGCGGAAGTAG
- a CDS encoding PGN_0703 family putative restriction endonuclease — translation MTKPPNTPPTLSHGLMIPWDAEELHVASDSARTATYRRLQSHYREHVLGVGVGCDSKEIPRPNLLPRKAVEENPGLNFLSPEITEYARARLRYVVCHGGTLEEDRLYRNMLSSMPMCFNIFGYWRQYPISAAQLLGELLDLDIAAITAMEVEWIPRGAHPLGDKTAFDAYVEYLTHDNEVGFLGIETKYTEPFSAKEYDRENYRTLTTKAHGFVEGAADVLVKRATNQLWRNLLLVKAVQEAEGFKHGHVVVLALEGDKGAARAVAGVRGQLEAPESCVRVVSLERLVAGAVGLGGEGYEAWGRAFDARYLEVGGGCDNSMNSRSFSMPYWDNLIVNDWRR, via the coding sequence ATGACAAAGCCCCCGAATACACCGCCGACGCTTTCCCACGGTTTGATGATCCCCTGGGACGCTGAGGAGCTCCACGTAGCCTCTGACTCTGCGCGCACGGCGACCTACCGAAGGCTGCAATCGCACTATCGTGAGCATGTGCTGGGCGTTGGCGTGGGGTGCGACTCGAAGGAGATCCCTCGGCCAAACCTTCTGCCTCGTAAGGCGGTGGAGGAGAACCCGGGGCTCAATTTCCTGAGCCCGGAGATCACCGAATACGCCCGGGCGCGCTTAAGGTATGTCGTCTGCCATGGCGGCACGCTTGAGGAAGACCGGCTCTACCGGAACATGCTCTCGAGCATGCCGATGTGTTTCAATATTTTCGGGTACTGGCGCCAATACCCCATCTCGGCCGCACAACTGCTCGGCGAGCTGCTCGACCTGGATATTGCTGCGATTACGGCGATGGAGGTGGAGTGGATTCCCCGCGGCGCGCACCCTCTCGGCGATAAGACGGCGTTTGATGCCTACGTCGAGTACCTGACGCACGATAACGAGGTGGGGTTTCTGGGCATTGAGACGAAGTACACCGAGCCCTTCAGTGCGAAGGAGTACGACCGGGAGAACTACCGAACGCTGACGACGAAGGCCCACGGGTTTGTTGAGGGTGCGGCGGATGTGTTGGTAAAGCGGGCGACCAACCAACTCTGGCGGAACCTGCTATTGGTGAAAGCGGTGCAGGAGGCTGAGGGGTTCAAGCATGGCCACGTGGTGGTGCTGGCGTTGGAAGGGGATAAGGGCGCGGCACGGGCTGTGGCGGGAGTGCGGGGGCAGTTGGAGGCGCCGGAGAGTTGCGTGCGGGTGGTGTCGTTGGAGAGGTTGGTGGCGGGTGCGGTGGGGCTTGGTGGGGAGGGGTATGAGGCGTGGGGGAGGGCGTTTGATGCGCGGTATTTGGAGGTGGGGGGTGGGTGTGATAACTCAATGAATTCCCGCAGTTTCTCGATGCCTTACTGGGACAACCTCATCGTAAATGACTGGCGACGGTAG
- a CDS encoding IS3 family transposase, giving the protein MERHPAVSEQKLCGLLALNRSTVWRQKKGVRRRVVNLEKEREKRELVERMQELIKEYPTWGYRRIWAWLRFRDLRCINKKRVERLMCENGWQARCIVNTPRPRVAQSISQTSQPDERWAMDATSLYCEQDGWIGVMAVIDCCTREIVGIDVARRGRAVEAQRALESACLKRFGLIYPNGESRPVLRSDNGKVFTSKSFIGSCKQYGLTQEFITPYTPQQNGLIERFFRSLKEECIWMTNFKTFAQAREAIETWVEFYNTERPHQALGYKSPAEYGAQFGELVA; this is encoded by the coding sequence ATGGAACGTCACCCGGCCGTGAGCGAGCAAAAATTGTGCGGACTTTTGGCGCTGAACCGCTCCACGGTCTGGCGGCAGAAAAAGGGTGTGCGCCGCCGGGTGGTCAACCTCGAGAAGGAGCGCGAGAAGCGGGAGCTCGTGGAGCGGATGCAGGAGCTCATAAAGGAATACCCGACCTGGGGCTACCGCCGAATTTGGGCCTGGCTTCGTTTTCGAGACCTGCGCTGCATCAACAAAAAACGAGTGGAACGCCTGATGTGTGAGAACGGCTGGCAGGCCCGGTGCATCGTGAATACGCCCCGCCCACGTGTGGCTCAGTCCATCTCCCAGACCTCACAACCTGACGAGCGCTGGGCGATGGATGCAACGAGCCTGTACTGCGAGCAGGACGGCTGGATTGGCGTGATGGCTGTGATTGATTGCTGCACCCGCGAGATTGTTGGCATTGATGTCGCGCGTCGAGGCCGTGCCGTGGAGGCACAGCGAGCCCTGGAAAGCGCATGCTTAAAGCGTTTTGGCCTCATCTACCCCAATGGCGAATCGCGGCCGGTGCTGCGTAGCGACAATGGCAAGGTGTTCACATCGAAGTCTTTCATCGGGAGCTGCAAGCAGTATGGCCTGACCCAGGAATTCATCACACCCTACACACCGCAGCAGAACGGGCTGATTGAGCGCTTCTTCCGCTCGCTCAAAGAGGAGTGCATCTGGATGACGAACTTCAAGACCTTTGCACAGGCCCGGGAGGCGATTGAGACCTGGGTTGAGTTCTACAACACCGAGCGACCCCACCAGGCGCTCGGGTACAAATCACCGGCTGAGTATGGTGCTCAGTTTGGCGAGTTGGTGGCTTGA
- a CDS encoding DUF3223 domain-containing protein: protein MSKYSVGGRVFSSKGEIHEAVSKIKSKYERLENVMGDDFDFILGLARFHGDYGKKFPKGINQIKLDHGDPAHSHAYAIGNECFWGRASEQEEWVDFSCRKAINDIPVPKRIDGEWLVLSK, encoded by the coding sequence ATGAGTAAGTATTCTGTCGGAGGAAGGGTTTTTTCGTCAAAAGGGGAGATTCACGAAGCCGTTTCCAAAATCAAGAGCAAGTACGAGAGGCTGGAGAATGTTATGGGTGACGATTTTGACTTTATTTTAGGTCTTGCAAGGTTTCATGGTGACTACGGTAAGAAGTTTCCGAAAGGTATTAATCAGATTAAGCTGGACCACGGCGATCCTGCACATTCACACGCCTATGCTATTGGTAATGAATGCTTTTGGGGACGTGCTAGCGAACAAGAGGAGTGGGTAGATTTTTCATGTAGGAAAGCCATTAATGACATTCCTGTGCCGAAGCGTATTGATGGTGAATGGTTAGTGCTCTCCAAGTGA
- a CDS encoding DEAD/DEAH box helicase has protein sequence MTSWLIDAMGNDRFKRAEEEASRRRIGGALGLEPTFQVNDVELRQVVSLLELEVFDKLCGTNADELRQVCGKAFQISRVLPLDDERQSRGEQLLRLACLAMLGDRGADIRRILADESFDGLILNEEDWGARVWSLTLDTWLRLIRKAGWSDLDRVQENVACLRQEQGDGEPSYLNGLKSRGPAWQLVAEYHLAKVAEVLAVFLGQGETPTGTFDVREQLEPHFERALAACSRGHLMELELLVRLLERTAYVLVENSIWTVTRAVNSRVTKFVRHLVAKTQARPLFEMLPPQRRTLREQGLLGSGYRSVVVSLPTSSGKTLIAAFRILQALNQFDHERGWVAYLAPTRTLVRQVAVRLRRDFAQIGITVEQVSPALEVDGIEAIMLTDADRDRQFRVLVTTPEKLDLMLRGGWEEKIGRPLTLVVVDEAHNLADPHRGIKLELLLATINRECRFAQFLLLTPFIENAKQIAMWLDRESNYSVELTLDWTPNDRMIATAEREQGEERGAFQVKLNPVHTSRCTLAIPEDLTLPETRPLGMSWSKAKQRGALAAATAHQLKERGTVVVLAGTVPNCWSLARLFKVKENLRANVSEDVKLAQTFLRNEFGPDFPLIELLNYGVGIHNSGMSDDTKTLIEWLTERGQLDILVATTTIAQGVNFPVSAVVMGAHQYPYGQEMPPSDFWNLAGRAGRVDQGDLGIVAISAPTDEYRVKVETFIGNNVGALNSALIKMVQDVEEVNLRNLSSLAWKSEWSSFLQYLAHTYRQIGDHDQFVAQVEQVLRGTLGFRELKQTHPMLADQLLTGVHRYGASMRGQPLKLVDSTGFSLESVRYTLAQLKNAEIGPEVWASNIFGGPKPHLQSMMGVLISIPELKENFKDVLGGGGINGDEVARAVCDWVQGESIQSMANKYFDGNISKCCQQLFGKITQTASWGMAAIQTLTLLDDFDDMDEVEQRRVRNLPGRVYYGVNSDEALVLRLAGVPRTAAEGLARVLDVKPDMPLTEARSAVQSSSDAEWSQAMGPIGPTYRRVWSILEGEGELG, from the coding sequence ATGACCTCATGGCTTATAGACGCGATGGGGAATGACCGCTTTAAGCGAGCTGAAGAAGAGGCGAGCCGTCGGCGAATTGGTGGGGCCCTTGGTCTGGAGCCAACGTTTCAGGTTAATGACGTTGAGTTGCGTCAGGTTGTTTCGCTGCTGGAACTCGAAGTGTTCGATAAGCTCTGCGGAACGAACGCTGATGAGCTACGGCAAGTCTGTGGTAAGGCTTTCCAGATATCCCGAGTCTTGCCCCTGGACGACGAACGTCAATCACGCGGGGAGCAACTGCTCAGACTCGCATGTTTGGCTATGTTGGGCGATCGCGGCGCGGATATTCGCCGTATTTTAGCCGATGAATCCTTTGACGGGCTAATTCTCAACGAAGAAGATTGGGGCGCTAGGGTCTGGTCTTTGACACTCGACACTTGGCTGCGACTGATTCGAAAAGCAGGTTGGAGCGATTTAGATCGGGTTCAGGAGAATGTGGCTTGTCTCCGACAAGAACAGGGCGATGGAGAGCCATCATACTTAAATGGCCTAAAGTCTCGAGGTCCGGCCTGGCAACTAGTTGCTGAATACCACCTCGCAAAAGTTGCGGAAGTGCTCGCCGTCTTTCTCGGCCAGGGAGAGACCCCGACGGGCACATTCGACGTGCGAGAACAACTCGAGCCTCATTTTGAGCGAGCTCTTGCGGCTTGCAGCCGTGGCCACCTTATGGAGCTTGAGTTGCTCGTGAGGCTCCTTGAACGCACAGCGTATGTGTTGGTGGAGAATAGTATTTGGACCGTGACCCGCGCCGTGAATAGCCGAGTCACGAAGTTCGTCCGTCATTTGGTCGCTAAAACCCAGGCTCGCCCGCTCTTCGAAATGCTGCCACCTCAAAGACGAACATTGCGCGAGCAAGGTCTTCTAGGTTCCGGGTACCGTTCCGTGGTGGTTAGCCTGCCCACGTCAAGCGGAAAGACTTTGATCGCGGCATTTCGCATTCTACAAGCCTTGAATCAATTCGATCATGAGCGGGGTTGGGTAGCTTACCTCGCTCCAACGCGCACCCTCGTCCGGCAAGTAGCGGTGCGCTTAAGGCGTGATTTCGCACAGATTGGTATCACGGTCGAGCAAGTCAGTCCGGCCCTCGAGGTCGATGGTATCGAAGCCATTATGCTCACGGATGCAGATCGGGATCGGCAGTTTCGCGTACTCGTGACGACTCCTGAGAAGCTCGATTTGATGCTTCGCGGTGGTTGGGAGGAGAAGATCGGACGCCCGCTGACGTTGGTCGTTGTCGATGAGGCCCACAACTTGGCCGATCCCCATCGCGGCATTAAGTTAGAGCTCCTTCTCGCTACAATTAATCGTGAGTGCAGGTTCGCCCAGTTTTTGCTCCTCACTCCATTTATCGAAAATGCAAAGCAGATTGCGATGTGGCTCGATCGTGAGAGCAACTACAGTGTTGAGCTGACGTTGGATTGGACCCCGAACGACCGAATGATTGCCACTGCCGAACGCGAGCAAGGGGAGGAGCGAGGGGCGTTCCAGGTGAAACTTAATCCGGTTCACACATCACGCTGTACCTTGGCAATTCCAGAAGATCTGACCTTGCCTGAGACTCGTCCTTTAGGAATGTCTTGGTCCAAGGCTAAGCAGCGCGGAGCGCTGGCTGCAGCGACTGCACATCAACTTAAAGAAAGGGGAACAGTTGTTGTCCTGGCTGGCACAGTGCCGAATTGTTGGAGCCTTGCAAGACTCTTTAAGGTTAAAGAGAATCTTCGCGCCAATGTCTCAGAGGATGTGAAGTTGGCGCAAACATTCTTACGAAACGAGTTTGGGCCAGATTTCCCGCTTATCGAGTTGCTAAACTATGGCGTCGGTATTCACAACTCTGGAATGTCCGACGACACCAAAACGCTTATTGAATGGCTTACCGAACGTGGTCAACTAGATATCTTGGTCGCCACAACGACAATCGCTCAAGGTGTTAATTTCCCAGTATCTGCTGTAGTCATGGGCGCTCATCAGTATCCTTATGGCCAAGAGATGCCTCCGTCTGACTTTTGGAACCTTGCCGGTAGAGCCGGCCGTGTTGATCAGGGTGATTTGGGTATCGTCGCCATCTCGGCTCCAACCGATGAATATCGTGTGAAAGTCGAGACATTTATCGGAAACAATGTTGGCGCCTTAAACTCTGCGCTCATTAAAATGGTGCAAGATGTTGAGGAGGTTAATCTTCGTAATTTGTCGAGTCTTGCCTGGAAGTCGGAATGGTCTTCTTTTCTCCAATACCTCGCACACACCTACCGTCAAATCGGCGATCATGATCAGTTCGTCGCCCAGGTCGAACAGGTATTACGCGGAACCCTTGGTTTTCGTGAGCTAAAACAAACTCATCCCATGTTGGCCGACCAACTTTTGACAGGCGTTCATCGATATGGTGCGAGTATGAGAGGTCAGCCTTTAAAGCTCGTCGATAGCACTGGATTCTCATTAGAGTCCGTAAGGTACACTCTTGCGCAGCTTAAAAATGCGGAGATTGGTCCTGAAGTTTGGGCTTCTAATATATTTGGGGGGCCGAAGCCGCATCTGCAAAGCATGATGGGAGTGCTGATAAGTATTCCTGAACTTAAAGAAAATTTTAAAGATGTTTTAGGGGGGGGCGGCATTAATGGGGATGAAGTCGCTCGAGCGGTGTGTGACTGGGTTCAAGGTGAGTCGATTCAGTCCATGGCGAATAAATACTTTGACGGTAATATCTCGAAGTGCTGTCAACAGCTTTTTGGCAAGATCACTCAAACCGCATCTTGGGGGATGGCTGCGATTCAGACGCTGACATTGTTAGATGACTTTGACGATATGGATGAAGTCGAGCAAAGACGCGTCCGAAACTTACCGGGTAGGGTCTATTACGGAGTAAATAGTGATGAAGCATTAGTTTTGAGGCTTGCTGGCGTGCCACGTACGGCCGCTGAAGGGCTTGCCCGTGTTCTCGATGTGAAACCTGATATGCCGCTTACTGAAGCACGTAGCGCCGTTCAATCAAGCAGCGATGCTGAGTGGAGTCAGGCGATGGGGCCTATCGGTCCAACATATAGACGAGTTTGGTCCATTCTCGAGGGTGAGGGCGAACTCGGTTGA
- a CDS encoding DUF1153 domain-containing protein, which yields MSEELPEDIKRWTSKRRTALVLQIIRGETTVNEAARQYDLKPSEIEQWYETFLDAGENGLKSRPKEEIKRKDAQIAKLQQKIGELVMDIDIIKEVHHMAKLDPFGSGWRSED from the coding sequence ATGAGCGAAGAATTGCCGGAAGACATCAAGCGTTGGACCTCAAAACGTCGTACCGCGCTGGTGCTGCAGATTATCCGCGGGGAGACCACGGTGAACGAGGCTGCGCGCCAGTACGACCTCAAGCCTAGCGAGATTGAGCAGTGGTACGAGACCTTTTTGGATGCGGGTGAGAACGGGCTGAAGAGCCGCCCGAAAGAAGAGATTAAGCGCAAAGATGCCCAAATCGCGAAGCTGCAGCAGAAAATTGGCGAGCTGGTGATGGACATCGACATCATCAAGGAGGTCCATCATATGGCCAAGCTGGACCCTTTTGGCTCAGGGTGGCGCTCCGAGGATTGA